A window of the Tachysurus fulvidraco isolate hzauxx_2018 chromosome 6, HZAU_PFXX_2.0, whole genome shotgun sequence genome harbors these coding sequences:
- the tbc1d4 gene encoding TBC1 domain family member 4 isoform X7 yields the protein MNKSSASMHMDDMDGSELLPLSPRALQQEQNSLSGLLSPTQSLRGDNARRTSADYKALWKKAIHQQILLLRMEKENQRLEEASRDELHIRKMKLDYQEVGECPTEVQALWERKLNVPCRTKVQWDKDEIHTALCQGVPKSRRGEVWLLLSQQYRLRHRLPQRQQPPEISYQDLLKQLTTQQHAILVDLGRTFPAHQYFSAQLGAGQLSLYNLLKAYSLLDTEVGYCQGISFVAGVLLLHMSEEQAFDTLKFLMYDLGIRRQYRPDMISLQIQMYQLSRLLHDYHRGLYSHLEEHEISPSLYAAPWFLTLFASQFPLGFVSRIFDLLFVQGTEVIFKVALCLLSSHEGEILECDSFESIVDYLKTTIPALTQNQMEETISEAIEMDISKQLHAYEVEYHVLQDEMVDAAPLSEESDRLDRLEKINIQLKKQNMDLLEKLQAARVKIQSLENSVESFLKRESQMKHMIRSLEQEKANYQKTIERMRSSLPTDAADVEMTQLKMSSNSKTK from the exons ATGAACAAATCCTCAGCCTCTATGCACATGGATG ATATGGATGGAAGTGAGCTGCTGCCGCTTTCTCCACGTGCCTTACAACAGGAGCAGAACTCCCTATCCGGGTTGCTCTCCCCCACCCAGAGCCTGAGAGGAGATAACGCACGACGCACCTCTGCTGATTATAAAGCTCTGTGGAAAAAGGCCATCCACCAACAGATTCTCCTTCTCCGCATGGAGAAGGAGAACCAGCGCTTGGAGG AAG CCAGCCGGGATGAACTACACATCCGTAAGATGAAGCTGGACTACCAGGAGGTGGGTGAGTGTCCTACAGAGGTGCAGGCTCTGTGGGAGAGAAAGCTGAACGTGCCTTGCAGGACCAAAGTCCAGTGGGACAAAGATGAGATCCACACTGCTCTCTGTCAGG gtGTCCCAAAGAGTCGACGAGGTGAGGTGTGGCTGCTTCTCTCTCAGCAGTATCGCCTGCGACATCGTTTACCTCAGCGGCAGCAGCCTCCGGAAATATCCTACCAGGATCTGCTCAAGCAGCTCACCACACAGCAGCATGCCatcctggtggacctgg gtCGCACATTCCCTGCACACCAGTACTTCAGTGCACAGCTGGGCGCAGGCCAGCTTTCTCTCTATAACCTGCTGAAGGCTTATTCTCTACTGGACACGGAAGTGGGCTACTGCCAGGGCATCAGCTTTGTGGCTGGAGTGCTGTTGCTGCACATGAGCGAGGAGCAGGCTTTTGACACGCTCAAGTTTCTAATGTACGACCTGGGGATTCGACGCCAGTACCGACCAGACATGATCTCCCTTCAG ATTCAGATGTACCAGTTGTCCAGGCTGCTGCATGACTATCACCGTGGTCTGTATTCACACCTGGAGGAGCACGAAATCAGCCCTAGCCTGTATGCCGCCCCGTGGTTCCTCACACTCTTCGCCTCTCAGTTTCCCCTCGGCTTTGTCTCCCGCATCTTCG ACCTGCTATTTGTCCAGGGCACAGAGGTGATTTTTAAGGTGGCCCTATGTTTGCTGAGCAGCCACGAGGGAGAGATCCTGGAGTGTGACAGTTTTGAGAGCATCGTAGACTACCTTAAGACCACCATACCCGCCCTCACACAGAACCAGATGGAAGAGACAATCAGCGAG GCTATAGAGATGGACATTTCCAAGCAACTGCATGCCTATGAGGTGGAGTATCACGTCCTACAGGACGAGATGGTGGATGCTGCTCCGCTTTCAGAGGAGTCAGACAGGCTAGACAGACTGGAGAAGATCAACATTCAGCTCAAGAAGCAAAATATGGATCTGCTGGAGAAACTGCAG gcaGCACGGGTGAAAATCCAGAGTCTGGAGAACAGCGTAGAGAGCTTTCTGAAACGTGAGAGCCAGATGAAGCACATGATCCGCTCACTGGAGCAGGAGAAGGCCAACTACCAGAAGACAATTGAGCGCATGCGCAGCAGCCTCCCTACAGACGCAGCTGACGTGGAGATGACCCAGCTGAAGATGAGCAGCAACAGCAAAACCAAATAA